Proteins co-encoded in one Methanobacterium veterum genomic window:
- a CDS encoding PKD domain-containing protein: MLLICSLILGIILCSSVSAVNSTNETVMGNQSTGSATAYSMGKTLNSYSSKQLHVTKTVDLTDAEYSYYFDNHGLLKNDAVNAGDTLKLYGNFYSKNMTIDIPVNIIGYGAVLYNGTIKIIENGSGTNISNIKIKNDNQNGIIIYESENNTIKNNTVVVNQESESYAIYLHDSKNNRITGNDVTATGNYITYGMLLYESYNNEIKSNKVKVLGTSILLPYTSSILVNKDIGDIKEIFPTYGILLLFSSDNRIAGNDVILKSGFSTPVMPNKNCMNSMVGIDIYYDSHNNEVINNNIAVNGKNPYSYGLGVLGSVSGTKDNSAENNVFSYNNISVNGSYFATGFIAGPNSLNTTLKGNNINVSSYIYSYGITLEASKESKLIKNKVSTTAVANYIIELFASNGNLIEGNELAAAGKFSYGIAGYRSSQNNITKNKIFTVENSENASDSCYHDDIIPWGNAGIYLMSNSGNNTISFNKINNVGLYTVNDTGSCGNVVINNYLISDNGNKSGNDAVASEGIVNSNYGEMLSADFKVNTIKGNAPLTVQFTDQSIGNVTGWTWYFGDGGTSTQKNPSHIYAVPGLYTVKLVVTNTMGYDEIIKAEYISITDNKAPVFDDITDKVINENKQLQFTVNANDPDGDNLIYTVTNLPHGANFNQVTGVFTWTPTYAQSGSYQVIFTVSDGNLTDSRVVHIVVNNNTETKGDNNVNIKPTSRGVIGVHSAAALTDSLPLQKTGLPMECLVLAVLMVGGGFTLSWRK, encoded by the coding sequence ATGCTGTTAATATGTAGTTTAATTCTTGGAATAATATTGTGCAGTTCAGTTTCGGCTGTAAATTCAACAAATGAAACTGTTATGGGTAATCAGAGCACAGGTTCTGCAACTGCTTATTCTATGGGTAAAACTCTCAATAGTTACAGTTCAAAACAGTTACATGTTACTAAAACTGTGGACCTAACTGATGCTGAATACAGCTACTACTTTGATAATCATGGATTGTTGAAAAATGATGCTGTAAATGCAGGCGATACTTTAAAATTATACGGAAATTTTTACAGTAAGAATATGACCATCGATATTCCTGTGAATATAATCGGTTATGGCGCGGTACTGTACAACGGAACCATTAAGATTATAGAAAATGGCTCTGGAACCAATATTTCCAATATAAAGATAAAAAATGATAATCAGAATGGTATAATTATCTATGAATCAGAAAATAACACCATAAAAAACAATACAGTTGTTGTCAATCAAGAATCTGAAAGTTATGCCATATATTTGCATGATTCTAAAAATAACAGGATTACAGGCAACGATGTAACCGCGACAGGAAATTACATTACCTACGGCATGCTGTTATATGAGTCTTACAACAATGAAATAAAGTCAAATAAAGTCAAAGTTTTAGGTACAAGTATTTTATTGCCCTATACTTCTTCTATACTTGTTAATAAGGATATAGGTGATATAAAGGAAATATTCCCTACGTATGGTATTCTTTTATTGTTCTCCTCAGATAACAGGATTGCGGGCAACGACGTAATTTTGAAGTCTGGATTTTCTACGCCGGTGATGCCCAACAAGAATTGTATGAACAGTATGGTGGGCATAGATATCTATTATGACAGCCATAACAATGAAGTTATCAATAATAATATCGCGGTGAATGGAAAAAATCCTTATTCCTATGGATTAGGAGTATTAGGCTCTGTAAGTGGTACTAAAGATAATTCAGCGGAAAATAATGTATTTTCATATAATAATATCAGTGTGAATGGCAGTTATTTTGCTACAGGTTTTATAGCAGGCCCTAACAGTTTAAACACTACATTAAAGGGGAATAATATCAATGTATCTTCATATATTTACAGCTATGGAATTACCTTAGAGGCTTCTAAGGAAAGTAAACTTATTAAAAATAAGGTTAGTACAACCGCCGTGGCTAATTATATCATCGAATTATTTGCATCTAATGGTAATCTTATTGAAGGAAATGAACTGGCTGCAGCAGGAAAATTCAGTTATGGTATAGCAGGATACAGGTCTTCTCAAAATAACATCACTAAAAACAAAATTTTCACGGTAGAAAACAGTGAAAATGCATCAGATTCATGCTACCATGATGATATTATCCCCTGGGGGAATGCAGGAATTTATCTGATGTCAAATTCAGGGAACAATACAATTTCTTTTAATAAAATCAATAATGTGGGACTTTATACGGTTAATGATACAGGGTCATGCGGTAACGTTGTTATAAACAATTATCTGATTTCAGATAATGGTAATAAAAGTGGCAACGATGCTGTAGCTTCAGAGGGTATTGTCAACAGTAACTATGGTGAGATGCTCAGTGCTGATTTTAAAGTTAACACTATCAAGGGCAATGCACCTTTGACTGTGCAGTTTACTGACCAATCTATTGGGAATGTAACTGGTTGGACATGGTACTTTGGTGATGGAGGAACGTCAACCCAAAAGAATCCCTCACATATTTACGCAGTGCCTGGATTGTACACAGTAAAACTTGTGGTAACCAACACCATGGGCTATGATGAAATAATAAAGGCAGAATATATTTCAATCACTGATAATAAGGCCCCTGTATTTGATGATATAACTGATAAGGTAATTAATGAAAATAAACAGCTGCAGTTTACTGTTAATGCCAATGATCCTGATGGTGATAATTTAATTTACACTGTAACCAACTTACCGCACGGTGCGAACTTTAATCAGGTTACCGGCGTGTTTACATGGACTCCAACTTATGCTCAATCTGGTTCATATCAGGTTATTTTTACTGTGTCTGATGGTAATCTGACTGATTCAAGAGTTGTACATATCGTTGTAAATAACAATACTGAAACTAAAGGGGATAACAACGTAAATATTAAACCAACAAGTAGGGGCGTGATTGGTGTTCATTCAGCTGCGGCATTAACTGATAGTTTACCCCTGCAAAAAACGGGTTTACCTATGGAATGTCTTGTATTAGCGGTTCTAATGGTTGGTGGTGGATTTACATTATCCTGGAGGAAATAA
- a CDS encoding right-handed parallel beta-helix repeat-containing protein, whose amino-acid sequence MRKEVKFMFLLTGLLLAFTMVNAVGAASYNITDDSYGTYFNASGYINDTNIRAGDVLDLYGTINNKNMYIDRPLNLTSTSKTGKLVNGTITILSGGSGSNVTGLVISNDNQNGIILEGANNSEISNNTISANQKEESYGIYLNEANNNKILGNKINTTGDKVTHGIFLDESSGNEIRLNEIQTTGNVPESDVFNLEFPTLGIYLRNSQNNSILQNTINTAAENNSVAGVNLYYNSNDNKITDNMVTTTGNGNVYGLTIYQCIKPSSMDSISTGNNFSRNSVITTGKGYSNGINLGWYSYNTTVSDNDVVTSADDYAYGLVMIGSFNSNINENNFTTESNINYGATLEDSDNNSFVENDFTGTGNYSIGTALYGSDNNIISKNKVSVKGNADADPETIYEHSDPIPATNVGVYLVHSSENNIVDSNSVITNGEYAVNASKAVNTVIINNYLVSGSNYGDEAVASGSGDTVADNYGEALVDDNVGSIINVQQLRTSFRNFKEGNKSSVPSAGAIEVTNRSTVPMKNTGMPLTGLWAAVLSILGGMAVSKRNFGKGSN is encoded by the coding sequence ATGCGGAAGGAAGTTAAATTTATGTTCTTGCTGACGGGCTTGTTGTTAGCATTCACTATGGTTAATGCTGTTGGTGCGGCCAGTTATAATATTACTGATGATTCGTACGGTACGTATTTCAACGCGTCAGGGTATATCAATGATACAAATATTCGTGCTGGTGATGTTTTAGACCTGTACGGCACTATCAATAATAAAAATATGTATATTGACAGGCCTTTGAATTTGACCAGTACTAGTAAAACAGGAAAACTTGTTAACGGGACTATAACTATTTTATCAGGCGGATCCGGGTCAAATGTCACTGGTCTGGTTATAAGTAATGACAATCAAAATGGAATAATTCTTGAGGGTGCAAATAACAGTGAAATATCCAATAACACCATTTCTGCAAATCAGAAAGAGGAAAGTTATGGTATTTATTTGAATGAGGCTAATAACAATAAAATCCTCGGAAATAAAATAAACACCACCGGGGATAAGGTTACCCATGGTATTTTTTTAGATGAATCCAGTGGTAATGAAATCAGATTAAATGAAATTCAAACGACTGGAAACGTTCCTGAAAGCGATGTTTTTAATCTGGAATTTCCTACATTGGGTATTTACTTAAGGAATTCTCAAAATAACAGTATTTTACAGAATACCATTAATACTGCCGCTGAGAATAATTCTGTTGCAGGCGTTAACTTATATTACAACAGTAATGACAATAAAATCACAGATAACATGGTTACAACCACTGGAAATGGCAATGTTTATGGTTTAACAATATACCAGTGTATTAAACCGTCTTCTATGGATTCTATTTCTACTGGAAATAATTTCTCAAGAAACAGCGTCATTACAACTGGAAAGGGATACAGCAATGGTATCAATTTAGGGTGGTACAGTTACAATACAACAGTCAGCGATAACGATGTTGTTACCAGTGCAGATGATTATGCTTATGGATTGGTGATGATTGGAAGCTTTAATTCAAATATTAATGAAAATAATTTTACCACCGAATCTAATATTAACTATGGCGCTACACTAGAGGATTCAGATAACAATAGTTTTGTAGAAAATGATTTCACAGGGACTGGAAATTACAGCATTGGTACTGCTTTGTATGGGTCTGATAACAACATTATTAGCAAAAATAAAGTTTCAGTAAAAGGGAACGCTGATGCAGATCCTGAAACCATCTATGAGCACAGTGATCCTATTCCTGCAACGAATGTAGGTGTGTATTTAGTCCACAGCTCTGAAAATAACATTGTAGATAGTAACAGCGTTATAACCAATGGTGAATATGCTGTAAATGCTTCAAAAGCAGTTAATACAGTTATTATAAATAATTATCTGGTTTCAGGAAGTAATTATGGTGATGAAGCAGTGGCTTCTGGTTCAGGGGATACTGTTGCTGATAATTATGGTGAAGCACTTGTAGATGATAATGTTGGTTCGATAATTAATGTACAGCAGTTACGAACATCATTTAGAAATTTTAAAGAGGGGAATAAAAGTTCTGTACCTTCTGCAGGTGCAATAGAAGTAACTAACAGAAGTACCGTACCTATGAAAAATACAGGTATGCCTTTAACGGGATTATGGGCGGCAGTTTTGTCTATACTTGGTGGAATGGCAGTTTCAAAGAGAAATTTTGGGAAAGGTAGTAATTAA
- a CDS encoding chitobiase/beta-hexosaminidase C-terminal domain-containing protein, producing MQKKFKFAMLTVALLISCAMVNAVGAASYNITDDSYGTYFNASGYINDTNIRAGDVLDLYGTINNKNMYIDRPLNLTSTSKTGKLVNGTITILSGGSGSNVTGLVISNDNQNGIILNQSNGSKISNNTINANQKGKSYGIYLNEANNNKIIGNKINTTGDKVTYGVYLYDSDSNVLNSNTIKTTGAAADVDWSNWMKGGIYPTISVFLDESSSNNNITDNSINTNYNKITSISKGDTLLGVHISNDCSNNTFKGNNVTTKGYSCAYGLDVVGSYGSVAQNNLILGNTIETTGSYANGVKISSYTKNTSISKNKIKANGTTVAYGVYLENWDVLENVTVTGNNITAAANANYVIELYKASGHTITGNIIKGVGNYSLGIGTYESQNNTIINNTITTIGNNSAPAVSTGDSIPAGNEGIKLYQNSNKNTVAYNVINSCTLYAIDAATSYNNSITNNWMVSDSGNKQGNDTVSGTGNTVKDNTGMPVANFTSNSTVGNAPLPVKFTDQSKYVTSWKWNFGDGITSTEQNPTHTYTKPGVYQVILTVFAGNFTTSKTVTLTVKDAKAPTASASVKAGTYNVNKVVTLKMSENGTIYYTLNGAAPTTGSAKYTKPITISSTRTLRFLAVDKAGNKSPVYTVKYVIDKAAPKVSLTYPRNKAGKVSRTGAISVKFSESVKSSINWSKVYIKNLRTGKKVAISKVINRNTVYLKMTFKRYAYNWYQIYIPASAVKDSAGNKLAKVYTFKFKTGRY from the coding sequence ATGCAGAAGAAATTTAAATTTGCCATGCTAACAGTTGCTTTGCTGATATCGTGTGCGATGGTTAATGCCGTTGGTGCGGCCAGTTATAATATTACTGATGATTCGTACGGTACGTATTTCAACGCGTCAGGGTATATCAATGATACAAATATTCGTGCTGGTGATGTTTTAGACCTGTACGGCACCATCAATAATAAAAATATGTATATTGATAGGCCTTTGAATTTGACCAGTACTAGTAAAACAGGAAAACTTGTTAACGGGACTATAACTATTTTATCAGGCGGATCCGGGTCAAATGTCACTGGTCTGGTTATAAGTAATGACAATCAAAATGGAATAATCCTTAACCAGTCCAACGGCAGTAAAATATCAAACAACACCATTAATGCAAATCAGAAAGGGAAAAGTTATGGTATCTATTTGAATGAGGCTAACAACAATAAAATCATTGGAAATAAAATAAACACCACTGGAGATAAAGTTACATATGGTGTTTACTTATATGATTCTGATTCTAATGTACTTAATTCAAATACAATCAAAACAACAGGAGCTGCAGCAGATGTTGATTGGTCTAACTGGATGAAAGGTGGAATATATCCTACTATAAGCGTCTTTTTGGATGAAAGTTCCAGCAATAACAATATAACTGATAATTCAATCAACACAAATTATAATAAGATAACAAGTATTAGTAAGGGGGATACCCTACTTGGTGTTCATATAAGCAACGACTGCAGTAACAATACCTTTAAAGGCAATAATGTCACCACAAAAGGCTATTCTTGCGCTTATGGTTTAGATGTAGTGGGGTCCTATGGTTCAGTAGCACAGAATAACCTTATCCTGGGAAATACCATTGAAACAACTGGAAGTTATGCTAACGGTGTTAAAATAAGTTCTTATACTAAAAATACGAGTATTTCTAAAAATAAGATTAAAGCCAATGGTACTACAGTTGCTTATGGAGTCTATCTGGAAAACTGGGACGTACTTGAAAATGTCACCGTTACAGGAAACAACATCACTGCTGCGGCTAATGCCAATTATGTTATTGAGTTATACAAGGCTTCAGGACATACTATCACTGGTAACATAATCAAAGGTGTTGGAAATTACAGTTTAGGTATTGGAACATACGAATCTCAAAATAATACCATAATTAACAACACCATTACTACAATAGGGAATAATTCTGCACCTGCAGTTTCTACAGGGGACTCTATACCTGCAGGAAATGAAGGTATTAAGCTGTACCAGAATTCTAATAAGAATACTGTAGCTTACAATGTAATTAACAGCTGTACGTTATATGCAATAGATGCTGCTACCTCTTATAATAATTCTATTACCAATAACTGGATGGTTTCGGATAGTGGCAACAAACAGGGTAATGACACGGTATCTGGTACTGGTAACACAGTCAAAGATAACACAGGAATGCCCGTTGCGAATTTTACATCTAATTCTACTGTGGGTAATGCACCGTTACCTGTGAAATTTACTGATCAATCCAAGTATGTCACATCATGGAAATGGAACTTCGGCGATGGGATAACATCAACTGAACAGAATCCAACTCATACTTACACTAAACCTGGAGTTTATCAGGTTATTTTAACAGTGTTCGCTGGTAATTTTACTACCTCAAAAACTGTTACTTTGACAGTTAAGGATGCTAAAGCTCCTACTGCTAGTGCTAGTGTTAAGGCGGGGACGTATAATGTTAATAAAGTTGTTACTTTGAAAATGAGTGAAAATGGAACTATTTATTACACTTTAAATGGGGCTGCTCCAACTACAGGCAGTGCAAAGTACACTAAACCAATTACTATTAGTTCTACGCGTACTTTAAGGTTTTTAGCTGTGGATAAAGCAGGCAACAAATCACCAGTATACACCGTAAAATACGTTATCGATAAGGCTGCGCCTAAAGTGAGTTTAACTTATCCTAGAAATAAGGCTGGGAAAGTTTCAAGAACAGGTGCCATTTCGGTTAAGTTCAGTGAAAGCGTTAAATCAAGCATCAACTGGTCTAAAGTGTACATTAAAAACCTTCGAACTGGAAAAAAAGTTGCAATCAGCAAAGTAATTAATAGAAATACAGTGTATCTTAAAATGACTTTTAAAAGATATGCTTACAACTGGTATCAGATTTATATTCCTGCTTCAGCTGTAAAAGACAGTGCAGGCAATAAACTGGCTAAAGTGTACACTTTTAAATTTAAAACAGGGAGATACTAA
- a CDS encoding chitobiase/beta-hexosaminidase C-terminal domain-containing protein, which produces MQRELKFMMVVTGLLLAFTMVNAVGAASYTITDDSYGTYFNESGYIKDSNIHAGDVLDLYGTINNKNMYIDRPLNLTSTSKTGKLVNGTITILKNGSGSNVTGLTIQNSNENGSGISLYETENNTIRGNSISCNGPYGFGIPLTRSNHNKIIENTVKTYKYTIDGNTRTHTAIPLGSSNYNIIAGNHVESNGADCIYLTIYSSGKFESDGASYYNSIFNNTCVGVNDSFCYAIQVMGSYNNVTNNTVTGSYRGVSSEMDTEGGNAIVGNTICATYCGIYFTSKCTVSGNKISGYDSTDSGIRAYGSGAIIKDNIINLASGYGIYLAGSNCTVTGNNITTSGTKEGIYVYGKIDNNTLSENVITSNSTGILLKKQSSSKFPTNTKINSNHITTTGTYAVDSTEGSSTTVTNNLLVSSGNQGNDAVNTGSNDTVADNYGKLTPSADVGSGSFNKGITVHLTAVDNKDPNPRIYYTTNGSTPTTGSTLYTGSISVSKEGATVLKFIAVNLDGEVSDVVTKTYIIDTKVPTASVNVSGGTYNVSKSVTLKMSENGTIYYTTNGVTPTTGSTKYSGSFSVGSTCTLKFLAVDKAGNKSPVYTVKYVIDKTAPKASASVSSGYYNVAKSVTLKMSESGSIYYTLNGAAPTTRSVRYTKPITISSTCTLRFLAVDKAGNKSPVYTVKYVIDKAAPKVSLTSPKNKAGKVSRTGTIGVKFSESVKAGVNWSKVYIKNLKTGKKVAVSKVIKGNILYLKTTSKRSANTWYQVYIPAYAVKDTAGNKMAKGYTFKFKTGK; this is translated from the coding sequence ATGCAGAGAGAATTAAAGTTTATGATGGTAGTAACTGGCTTATTGTTAGCATTCACTATGGTTAATGCTGTTGGTGCGGCCAGTTATACTATTACCGATGATTCATACGGCACGTATTTTAATGAATCGGGGTATATTAAAGACTCAAATATTCATGCGGGTGATGTTTTAGACCTGTACGGCACTATCAATAATAAAAATATGTATATTGACAGGCCTTTGAATTTGACCAGTACTAGTAAAACAGGTAAACTTGTTAACGGGACCATTACTATACTGAAAAATGGTTCAGGTTCAAATGTGACAGGTCTAACCATTCAAAACAGTAATGAAAACGGCAGCGGAATTTCATTATACGAAACTGAGAATAACACCATACGGGGAAATAGCATATCCTGCAACGGCCCTTATGGATTTGGAATTCCTCTGACACGTTCTAATCACAATAAAATTATTGAAAATACTGTTAAAACATATAAATATACTATTGATGGCAATACTCGAACGCATACTGCCATTCCTTTGGGTTCTTCAAACTACAACATTATAGCAGGTAACCATGTCGAAAGTAATGGGGCAGACTGTATTTATCTGACGATATATTCTTCAGGTAAATTTGAGAGTGACGGGGCCAGTTATTATAATAGTATCTTCAACAATACCTGCGTAGGTGTAAATGATTCTTTTTGTTACGCTATTCAGGTGATGGGTTCCTATAACAATGTTACAAATAACACAGTTACAGGGTCCTACAGGGGTGTTTCATCGGAAATGGATACGGAGGGCGGCAACGCCATAGTTGGAAACACCATTTGCGCAACTTACTGCGGTATTTATTTCACTTCCAAGTGTACAGTGTCTGGAAATAAAATATCTGGCTATGATTCAACTGATAGCGGTATCCGTGCTTATGGTTCGGGTGCAATAATAAAAGATAATATCATAAACCTGGCCAGTGGGTATGGAATTTATTTAGCAGGTTCAAATTGTACGGTCACTGGAAACAATATTACAACATCAGGTACTAAAGAGGGTATCTATGTATATGGTAAAATTGACAATAACACGCTTTCTGAAAACGTTATAACTTCAAATAGTACTGGAATTCTGTTAAAAAAGCAGTCTTCAAGTAAATTTCCTACTAACACTAAAATAAACAGTAACCATATTACCACTACTGGTACTTATGCTGTTGATTCAACTGAGGGTAGCAGCACCACTGTTACCAATAATTTACTGGTTTCAAGTGGTAATCAAGGTAATGATGCAGTAAATACTGGTTCAAACGACACGGTTGCTGATAATTACGGCAAATTAACACCTTCGGCGGATGTTGGGAGTGGCTCTTTTAATAAGGGGATAACTGTGCATTTAACTGCTGTAGATAATAAAGATCCTAATCCTAGAATTTATTATACTACTAATGGTAGTACTCCCACTACAGGCAGTACTTTGTATACTGGGTCAATAAGCGTTAGTAAGGAAGGGGCCACTGTTTTGAAGTTTATCGCTGTTAATTTGGATGGTGAAGTTTCGGATGTGGTTACAAAAACTTATATTATTGACACTAAGGTTCCTACAGCGAGTGTTAATGTTTCAGGTGGAACGTATAATGTTAGTAAGAGTGTTACTTTGAAAATGAGTGAAAATGGGACGATTTATTACACTACTAATGGGGTTACACCAACTACTGGCAGTACTAAGTATTCTGGTTCTTTTAGTGTTGGTTCTACTTGTACTTTGAAGTTTTTGGCGGTGGATAAGGCAGGTAATAAGTCACCGGTGTACACTGTAAAGTATGTTATTGATAAGACTGCTCCTAAAGCTAGTGCTAGTGTTTCAAGTGGATATTATAATGTTGCTAAGAGTGTTACTTTGAAAATGAGTGAGTCTGGAAGTATTTATTATACTTTGAATGGGGCTGCGCCAACTACACGCAGTGTTAGGTATACTAAACCAATTACTATTAGTTCTACTTGTACTTTAAGGTTTTTAGCTGTGGATAAAGCAGGTAATAAGTCTCCAGTGTACACTGTTAAGTATGTTATTGATAAGGCTGCGCCTAAGGTTAGTTTAACCAGTCCTAAAAATAAGGCAGGGAAAGTTTCAAGAACAGGTACTATTGGTGTTAAGTTTAGTGAAAGCGTTAAAGCGGGTGTGAATTGGTCTAAAGTGTATATTAAGAACCTTAAAACTGGGAAAAAAGTTGCAGTTAGCAAAGTAATTAAGGGAAACATTTTGTACCTTAAAACTACCAGCAAAAGATCAGCAAATACCTGGTACCAGGTTTACATCCCAGCATATGCTGTAAAAGACACTGCAGGCAATAAAATGGCTAAAGGGTATACTTTCAAGTTCAAAACAGGAAAATAA